The stretch of DNA CGTCGGGGGTGAGGGCGAAGCCCTCGAGCGGCGCGAGCCCGGTGAAGATCGTGCGGAAGACGCCGTCGTCGCCGCTCGGGTTCCGCTCGCGCAAGATGACGCGCCCCGGCTTGTCCGGGTTGTTCGTGGTGCGGAGGTAGACGATCTCGGCGTCGAGCGGATCGACCGCCGCGATGTAGACCGCGCGCTCCGTGCCCGTGAGCGGCACGACCTGCTCCGACCAGCTCTTGCCGCGGTCCTTCGACGTGTAGAGCAGGCCGACCGGCGTGCTGCCGTTGTAGCGGATCGCCGTCACGTAGAGCCGGTCCGGATCGGACGCGGTGAAGTCGAGCGTGTGCCCGAGGATCGTGTCGTCGAGGGGGGGACCGATGTCGCTCCACGTGCTGCCCTCGTCCTTCGTCTCCGCCACGCTCGACGCGAACTTCACGTTCCCTGCGTCGTCCTGGCCTTTGTAGACGGTGGAGAGCGCGATGACGTTCTGGGCGTCGTTCGGGTTCGCCGCGAGATCGATGTACGGCTGCGGCGTGCCGACGAGGGCCCAGTTGCAGGCCTTGTCGCTCGTCATCGTGAGGCCCTGGAACGTCGAGCCGATGTACCGCCCCGACGGGGTCACCGTGTACATCGGATCCTCGACGCCGGTGTAGCCGATCGAGGTCTCGCAGACCCAGTCGAAGGTTTGACCGCGGTCGTGCGAGACGAGGATGCCGAACGTCACGCGGACGAGGACGAGGTCGGGCTCGTTCTTCCCGAAGACGATCTGGTTCGACTCGGGGAACCGGCCGTTGGCGCGCGCGTCGCCGGACGCCGCGACGAGGGCGAGCGCCGCCGCGGAAGCGAAGAGAAAGCGTCTCACGGCGGCTATCGTATCACCACGCGTACGCTTCCGGCGCCGCTCCGCCGGGGCCGGGGAAGATCGCGTCGAGCTCCTTCATCGTGCCCTCGTCGAGCTTGCGCCCGAGCGCGCGATGGGCGGCCTCGAGCTGCTCGAGCGTGCGCGGCCCGACGATCGGCGCGGTGACGACCGGGTTCGCGAGGAGCCACGCGAGCGCGACGTCGGCCGGCGGCATCTCGATCTCGTCGCAGAGCGCCTCGTACTTCTCGATCGCGGGCCCGTGCTTCGCGATCGCCTTCTGCGCGAGGTCGCTCGCGCGCCGGCCCTCCGCCGTCTTCTTCATGACCCCGCCGAGGACGCCGCCCTTGAGCGGGCTCCACGGGATCAGGCCGAGCCCGTACTCCTCGCACGCGGGGAGCACCTCGAGCTCGATCGTCCGATCGAGCAGGTTGTAGAGGCTCTGCTCCGACACGAGGCCGAGGAAGCCGCGCTGGCGCGCGCGCTCCGACGCCTGCGCGATGTGCCAGCCCGCGAAGT from Labilithrix sp. encodes:
- a CDS encoding aldo/keto reductase, producing MDYVHLGRTGLKVSRLCLGTMNFGPQTTEENSFAIMDRALELGINFFDTANVYGWRKGEGWTEQIIGRWLAQGGERREKVVLATKVYGTMGDWPNQSRLSALHIIRACEASLKRLQTDVIDLYQMHHVDRATPWDEVWQAMETLVRQGKVIYAGSSNFAGWHIAQASERARQRGFLGLVSEQSLYNLLDRTIELEVLPACEEYGLGLIPWSPLKGGVLGGVMKKTAEGRRASDLAQKAIAKHGPAIEKYEALCDEIEMPPADVALAWLLANPVVTAPIVGPRTLEQLEAAHRALGRKLDEGTMKELDAIFPGPGGAAPEAYAW